The DNA region GCAGAGATAAAATTCAAAGTAAAAACGTGCTCGGTGTTTCtcatttaaaagtcatttgAAGGTCATGAGTTCCGTGTAAGGGGCCTGTGTATTTTGCAGGGGAACAAAAGACATGATGAGagttctgtttttaaatgataaatgataaaCCATGAAGAACAGCATGAACGTTGACCAAATGAAACTGATCAATATTAACTCACTGAAGCCAGTGGCATGAGGGGCTGGGGCCTGGTTGGGTCAGAATTCTGTCTGTGTGgtttcttcccctccctcaccctTCTGATGGACAGAGCTTTATTCAATCATCCCAACATTAAGCACGATTCATGCCCCACCCCCCGGCAACAGGCCAAAACCAAAAATCTCCATTTGTTCATTTCCTGACTTTAACCTTAAACATTTTAACATATTTAAATAAGAATTGATTGAATGTTTTGGATCCATTTTGCAAAGTTCCACTGTTAAAGTCTGTTGTTGATGTGTCCTCATGCACGAGCTGAGAGGATCTTTACAATATTTAATGTGTTAAAATCAACCCGAGCAAACTCCAAAGTCTCTGCATGAAGCCACTAACAAACTCTCTCCTAACCCATGTGTTGTAAAGAGCTACATGTACAGAGTTTACACATGTGTGtcacatgtatgtatgtagatTCAGTGATCAGAAATAATCATACACACAGTATGTTCCTATAGTATATAGACTTTATACATAGAAAACATCTTTACATCATGTATGATGGTTGCTCCTAACCcttcctgtgctgcagctctaCTGAGCATGCTCCAGCTTCTGCTGGCCCCGCTCCTTCTGCTCCACCTGCTAGTGCTGCCATTTTGCCTTTGGACTCcgcctctgctcctcacaggTAACCAATCAGCTGCTGGCATCATTCAAAGCTAATGGGCCAaaccagaggaaaaaagaaaagaaaaaagtaaatatttaaatgacaaTATAAGAACACAGACAAATAAGATATTTATAGGAAATTCAGTGAAGTTTCATCTGAACTTATTTGAAAATTGTGAAGTTTTTTCTATGTAAATTATTTTCAACATTGTGTTACTATTGACCCCATTTGCTCCTGGGGTGTTTCTGGGGCATCACCCTCTATTTGTTGTTCTTCCTCAGGCGGATTCAGGGCTTCCGTATATTTTATCTCATGTTGAAGCCTTGTCATCCGTGTCGTGCTGTAGGTTAGCATTGTCAGATATTTAATTAAAGGTTGTTGCATTGAAGCAAACTGATTTTATCATCACTAACCACGTCAGGTCCGTGTAACACCAGAGCAAAAAGATGTAAACACCATCCAATCGCACACTGCAGTGCTTCTAACTGGTCCCATGACTCACTTCTGCGTTTGTCGGTGTGTCTGGAAAATGCAAGTTAAGCTGAGTTTCTTCACGATGTGTAACTTTAAGTGTTGTGTCACAAATCAACAGCTATAGAAGACCAGGTTAGTATCAGCAGGTGGAACATTAATGTTGTTTCCAGGAGCCAGGAAACCTCTTGTGTTGGTGAAGCTGAAGGCTATGTCTGATCTGTAGTtgaagctgctggtgtctgcagcCTGGTTTCTCTCTGACTACTGTAGACTCGGTGTCTCACTGGTTCTTATGTCCTGTCAAGTCAATACGTTCAGCCTCCTGCCATCCAAGCTCCACTGGCCTCGCCTCCACAACACTACCAACCAGTGCCACAGCACTACCAGCAGCCCCCCACACAGCACTTCCCGACCACTCAGCAAAGCTCCATCCAGATCCCTGTTGGCTCCACCCTCCCAAAGGTGGTCAGCACAGCGTGCATCTACCCATCCCAGCCAGGTAAGGGCACCTGTGATAGCTGTTGCTGCATCTGAAATCCCCAACTGTTCCCTAAATACTAGGGTGCATGCCATTTGTGGGTGTCCCAGTACGTGACTGCTGAGGATTGCTGGACCCCATTTACTACAACCCAATGTCATCATGCACTGTGAAAAGTAGTGTGCCACCAATGATCCCTGAACACCTTTACATCACATCATCCTTTTCTGTCAAACGCTGTAGAAGAGTGTTTTAAGAGTGTTAATCAGGAAAAATAATTAAGATCACTCGAATGGCACCCATGTGGATCTGGTAGGTGTTGATGATTCGGCACAGGCTTGGTTTCTGAAAACAGTTTTTCAGTGGTGTCACCTGACCTGCTGCATGTTGGCACCAATTAAAGACTGTGATTCTTTCTCAGGACCTGCACCTGTACCTGCACCTGCCAGTGCTCAAGTTCCCCCTCAGCCCTGCCCTCTAGCATCAGCCCCAGCCCCAACCCTATCCGCCCCCAGCCCCTCTAACAGACCACCCTGGGTTTGTGACCCTAATTTTGCTGATAAATATGACCCTGGTAAGACACCCACTTCCACCATGAAAGTACCACCATTGCCCCAggctgcccctcctcctccaaaatACATCCCCAACCCCTCCCCTGCAGCACCAAGTCCCTCCCCTATTGCCCCAAACCCTGCCCCCTTCTCTCCTGTAGCCAGGGGTGTGgctcagagagcagagaggtttGCTGCCAGCAGCCGGACTCCTCTGTGTGGAGCCTGCAACAGCGTCATCAGGTGACTCACATTCTTAATAGAAAGTGCAAGTATTTTGTTTGACAGTAAcatatcattgttattattttgttcAGGGGGCCGTTCCTGGTGGCCCTTGGCAGGTCCTGGCACCCTGAGGAGTTTAACTGTCACTATTGTCACATGTCTCTGGCTGACGTGAGCTTTGTTGAGGAGCAGAACAATGTGTACTGTGAGAACTGCTACGGAGAGTTCTTTGCTCCCACCTGTGCTCGCTGCAACACCAAGATCATGGGGGTGAGGTGCTTCACCTGCATTCTTGCCCACCTGCCCTGTGTGTCCTTCCTCACTTTGTGTTATAGGAAGTGATGTGTTTGTGCGTTATAAGAGGtgatgtgaggatgtgtgttaCTGGACGTGACGTATGGTGTGTGGTACAGGAAGTGATTTGTGTGATGTGAGCATTACAATAAGTTAAGTGTGtggtgtgttagtgtgtgtgttacaggaagtgatgtgtgTGGCGCGTGCattacaggaagtgatgtgtatgtgtgttacaGAAAGTgacgtgtggtgtgtgtgtgtgttatagggAGTGACGTGTATGTGGTGTGTGTTACAGGAAGTGACGTATGGGGTGTGTGTTATGGGAAGTGGTGTGTATGTTACAGGAAGTGACGTGTGTGGCATGTGCATTACAGGAAGTGatatgtggtgtgtgtgtgtgtgttacagaaaGTGATGTGTGGTGTTTGTTACCAGAAGTGACGTATGGGGTGGGTGTGTTTAGGAAGTGACATGTGTGGTGTGTATGTTACAGGAAGCAATGTATGTGGTGTATGCTACATGAAGTGACgaatgtggtgtgtgtggtacATGAAGTAAcgtgtggtgtgggtgtgtgttacaGAAAGTGACATGGGTGGTGTGTGCGTTACAGGAAGTGACATGTGTGATGTGTGCGATACACGAAGTGACGTCTGTGGTGTGCtttacaggaagtgatgcacGCTCTCCGGCAAACCTGGCACACCACATGCtttgtttgtgctgcttgtGGAAAGGCATTTGGAAACAGTCTGTTCCACATGGAGGACGGTGAACCGTATTGTGAGAAAGGTACACACGTGTTTCTGCTGTCACCTTAAATCTGGGCCGTCATCTCAAATCTGATCTGATGTTTAATTCCAGATTACGTTGCTCTGTTCAGCACCAAATGTCATGGCTGTGACTTCCCTGTTGAAGCTGGTGATAAGTTCATCGAGGCTTTGGGTCACACCTGGCACGATACCTGTTTCGTCTGTGCGGTAAGAAGACTACACACTTAAAAAACTAGAGCTCTGTGGGACTATGTGGACAATATTTATGTGCCTGCTGCTTCCAAAAGGCTCCACTGGCTGGACACACTTCATAACCAACCATAATTGTgctcctgtttctgtttcttgTATGTGCAGGTTTGCCATGTAAACCTCGAGGGTCAACCTTTCTATTCCAAGAAGGACAAACCCCTGTGCAAGAAGCATGCTCACGCCATCAACGTGTAGACCAGCACCTCTACGACTATGGCTCCTTtcacatgcttgtgtgtgtgtgtgtaaaagtgcaAATTTGGTTTGACATTTTTGAGCATTGATCTAAAAATGAGAAGGTTGTCCGTGAATTCTGttttcaaacagaaaacaacTGCCAAGTTACTGTTTTCTAACCTGGGCACACCTCTGCAGGTAAATATAGAGTCTAGTGTGCCAAATAACTAATAATGACGTGAAACATCTTGAACAGGTTTAATGTTAAATCCTACATAAAACTCTACCAATGTTTTTCTATTGGTACAACTTTTAGAATATATTTCTGTTATAAAACTACtaacatgaaaaacaaacatttcaatAGAAGTCTCCAGTGATATTTTTATGATTGTATTTATGTTTCACATCTGTGCCTGTTTGCTTTAGATGagtttgaaatgtatttttccacTTTACTAAAAGTGCTTGAATGGCTTTTGCTTCTGTACTCTAACGTGTGTCAACTGTCTCTAGAAACAGCTGGTCCAGactgatcatgtgaccatgaAGCCTTATGCCAACTTTCGGCCATGTTGTTCGAAGTCTGAGTGTTCATGAAATTAGCATGGGCGTTTTGGAAATGCACAACAGTTGCCTCAGTTCAGCCACTGGAAGTAGACAAACATACACATACtactacacacagacacacgacTGTGATTAAGAAAAACAGAGGACCTCACAGAGATGCAAATTACTACACAGATAGATAAAAAGGAGGCAAAACCCAGTTGAAAAAGGCATGCTAACCTGAAGCAAGCAACTACAGCAACACAAAAACCTCAAGTGATACAAAACTATGCAATATACTACCACTACAAAATATTTCAGATATaaactggaaaaactacaagttAAGAGACAAAAAAGCTACAGAGACAGCAGCACAGAACAGAAAAATTACTACAACTACTGTCAATCGGTGTATCTGTGTACTCGACTTGGTTGGGTCACCTGGTCAGGCGAGGGGGTTGTTGTGGTGAGGACAAGCTGCTGTAGTAAATAATCTTGTTGTCTTGAGCAATTAACTTTTGATTTTCCACATTCTCCATAATCCATTCTTTTTACACACCACAGGGGAGAATTAAGCACTAGTTTAGGTGTGTAGGATAACCTGCCAGAATTAAGTGTGGGCTGCGGATATGCGCTTGTTTTGCATCATGATACAAAGGTATATGGAAAAGATCAAAGCCTATTTTGATGAGATACCAGGAAGTATATCCTGTATCACCTGGCGGTCAACAGAACGGCAGATCAGCAACGTACGAGAGGTTATGTTTTTTTCTCAGTTTATGGTTTTTGTTCATGACATGTGGATTATTAGCATTGGAGCAGCACTGATAAATTCCATCACAATTGTTTTTGATCTccagagaaaaataaatgacagaaaaatggCATTTTGGCTTCATTTGTTTGATGCCTTTGAACCTAATGAATTATCGTGTTCCAGGTTTAATACAGTTGAAGATGTTCAGAAGTTGATAATCTGGCTGTGATTTTTATAATATGCACATTCTTTTAATGTAGGGAGAGTTTTATGTTCAAAACTGAGATGAGACTGTTCCCAATAAGATGAAGTATGTCTTCGGTGGGTAAATCCTAACTCTGATATTGCTTACCTTTAATTACATTCCTAATTAGTACTAACAGGAAATGTATTATCATTAGAAATATTAGCAACAATATTTGGCTCGAATAAATTGagtcagcagcatcagtacCAACAAGAGTATTAACAATAGTACTAGCAACAATAGTACCAGTAACAATAATACGAGTAAGAATAGTACTAAGATCAATAGTACCACTAACTGCCCTATAGTAGTGCAGTACCGGGTGTTGTGCCATCCGAAATTTTAAAATCTACTTTTGGAgtacagagagggaaaaaatgaaagcTATCTCACTCCATTCAAACGTTGGTAAACCAAAGACTAAGAAAGTCTGTCAATGTTAATATCAAACATGTTGGTATGTATGTCGGGATGTCAGtgtaattttcatgttttcagtttATAATGAACAACAACCTTACAGCCGCAAAGGAGGTTTTACTGACATACTTTCAATAGCCAAAAACAGGCAATTATATTAGCTAGGTATAATGTATTAAGCAGAACTAAAGGATATATTGATGTAGAACTGTTCTCAAAGTGCTTAGTGATACCTTTCTAATggatcataacactcatgtcaGAAATGTTAACTGTATTTGACAGTTACTCATATTTATTTAGGCAACGGTACACTGTACACTGCATCAATGAGACGCCCCAGTGTTTCTCCAGATAATCTTTTGCTGTAGTTGTGTATGTAAATTTTCTACAAACGCTTGTAAAAGTTATACACTTTGGAAGAGAGCGAACTGAAATTGTAGCTGGTAATAGGCGGAGTCGTCCATCTTGTTTGTGATATACGATCTTTGTTGCTGGCGTTTTCGCTCCATCATCCGCGAGCTCCTCCGCAGAGCGTGTGAGCGCGAGCGGCGGCGACAACATTCCAACAAAAACGCTGGAATTTCCACTTTCCCCCCTatctttgctgctgctccttgGTGGACGTTATTATCCAGGATGCATTAGCATCGGAGGCTCTACCATTTCCACAGGAGGACATTAAAAGCAAGACGGACGGTAAGAACGGATCAAACGAATCCAAAAGTTGGTCTGAGTCTGCGGTTTGAGCCTGACTCTGGGCTCCGTCTACGTGCTGTCAGACGCGTTTCCCAGTGGAATGCTCCGTGTTTACGATGTGTTGTTGCTAAAGTAGGCCCCCATCGCTTCTAGGCTTTGTCTTGAAACGATTTTTGTGTACAaaagatttaaaagattgttttttGTATGTGATGGAACACAGCTGACACAAACAACCTAATTTGGGGGAACGGGTTTTTTTAGTGTTGACATCAGAAACTAGCCGGGGCCCTGAGGGTGCTGTCGTGGAAAGAAAAGTTGTGCTCTTGTGCGCCGCAACACAAAGTGTCTTTCCCCCCCATTATCAGATCACAGTTTGACGTAAACACGCCACTGTCGATCACAGGAGATCGAAGGAAGGTTTATTTGGGTGATCTGTGAAGTTTGCAGCAGTTGATCCGGACATTTACTTCTAAATCTTCATTAGCTTGTCGGCTAACATTCCCTCATAGCGCAGCTCGTGCGCTATTACAGTGGAATAAGTCTTAATTTTATCCTACAGAATTTAACGTATTAATTCACTTGAGCAGTTTATGGCAGAGTACTTAGCATTATCTGCTTGTGTTCTAGTAATCGTTGTACATTGCGTTTATACATTTTGCTATTAATGTAATTCTAATTCAAACGCATGTTGTTATAGTTGTTTTCGACTTCTAGGCATTTTGTCTTACAACCAGATATTTATGAAATTGTCGGGAGTTAGCATAGTTTGCTAACTTTGGTGTTTTTCCGTCTCTTGCTGTGGCGCTTTACCTGTGTGATACCTGTGAATCCGCCATGTTTGCGTCTTCCTGGGCTGTTGTTGTTTCCGTCTGGCTCTGTTGGGGCCCTTTATTGGAACAACCAGAAAAGATTTATCCATCCGAATCACTCTCACACTCCAGGACCGTGGGATGGTTTCCATTTTAATGCAACTTTTgaaaaaatgatcttttttcaATTGTCCCAGTCAGTAAATcataaaataaatcataaagAAAATGTATACACGTTCGCATTCAATCCACTTTTGAGCTTTTATTGTGTAAGATTACAGAGAAACATTTCCCTAGAATTCGGAGACGGTAATTTCCCTAGAATTCGGAGACGGTAATTTTGACATCAAAATCAGCGGGTGAGACACGTGGGTATATCCGTTTAAAATCGGCAATTGGCGACGTTCACGTACAGGTTTTCTGCAGCAGACCTGGGAGGCGTCCCGTTTGATGTCATGACGTAATGatgtaataaatatttaaagacgtcagaaatggttaaaaacaacaagaGCAAGTAAACGCAGTGGCGTGTAAAGAACAAATAGCCGGGGGATGAGCATCTAACGGGACTTCTCATGATTTTGGCACATCTCTCCTTTTGTTGGTGGTAAGAGTcaatgggcctcattcacgaaccgttcttacgaacaaatttgttcttaagtcccacttacgaacattttacgaagattgtggcgttcaccaatttcttcttatcctggatttatgcatAGGTAACAAccaatcctacgaacactcaggagtactcttacgcacatttcactgccgacatgttggcatggttgtgttttcttctcttgtgcagttcaataaaattcaatattacaatgataattctgtcatattcctatttttggtgatttacggagaattttaaaattacgtaaatgtgccaatgacttaacattaatcaaacaaattggaaaccatgccaaaactgtcttatttgatttttatcttgatttattttattaggggatcgaggatatgccctgtctccctggttgttgacaccactgaccaaccctcagactccacaggaaattttattcaatcagatgcatgcgcgcagtcgctccaccattgaacgcaccatcagcATTTTAAAGGGGTGCTGGAtatgtttggacacagagccacaaccccgtgaggatgtgcgtcctgaagcaatgatggggccacactgcaggcacgcggttcacgttcgagcgcgattaattgcccgtttgtgaataaaatgtattattgtcacaatttcagtctaacagtcttgattcacttcaaaaagaaaaaataagagagaccggtttcagagcacagcttttacacgtttatttttttttacattctcgttgatttctttaagcgtgttggctatagtcatcagggttgaggcaattttatcaagcgtgttagccatcctttcttgattgttcaacacggcgtcagaaatcgggcgtggagaggcaagctttgggcattttgctgctttttgctctgtctacaggatcctgctgcagttccttttatgggcattagtggacggtgacttatgctaatcgtatgttaattagactcacctggcacgcgctctcaactgaacagatggcattcatcaatctaagaacacagctgcaaacaattctgaggcttacgagcgttgatgaatctgacgtagggttttcttaagaaacttcttaagaacaacttaagaaagaatctaagaagattcttaagaacatattggtgaatgaggcccaatgTTAGCATGGTTCTGAACTCAGACTGCTTCCCTAAAACCCCATTGTGCTTGTTGTTTTTTGCTAAACCGTTTCAAACATAATCTTTATTAGATCGCGTCCTGCACCTGTGTTTGGAGTTTGGTTGGTGATGGTCCTTGAGGTGACTGGCGATATTGATATCTTCATTGATTATAGTACTCTGACTAGTTGGCGTTGGCATCGGTATTGATCAGCCTGCATTTACATCAGGACTCAGTGGGATTTCTAACATCTATGTTCACGTTCTTACCGTTGAGTCACATGACTACAGGAGGAATCTCATCACTATTGACTAGCAGCGGTAAACATGAGTGCTGCTGAAATCTTCATGTTCTGATGCCACCTTGATTCCAAACACAAAAGCATTCCGTTAAAGCGTCTCTCTGCTGGATTGAAGGACATGAATGTTTTGATGTCATTCAAGTAGCTGTTTGGATTTATCCTGTCTGACAAAGCCCCACAGGTGATGTCGGTCAACAGCCACACAGGCATCAATCACAGGCAGAGCAGCCGCCATCTTGTTCAGGTGTCCTCTGAGTAGGTAGAGCCTCCCACTGACTGCAGCCTgtcttttaaaaatggatgttCTTACTCATTACAAACAGCTAAAAGTAAGGTGATACCCTGGTCCAACAAGGAGGTCCAGGCAGCTTTGAGCTGTGTGGCAGACAAGAGATGATGGAGCTACAGGTGAAACCATGAATGAGGTTTACCTGGAGCTCTCTAATGGGCAC from Takifugu rubripes chromosome 4, fTakRub1.2, whole genome shotgun sequence includes:
- the ldb3a gene encoding LIM domain-binding protein 3a isoform X9, producing MSAYTVSLAGPGPWGFRMQGGKDFNMPLTISRITPGSKAAQVNLVPGDFIVAIDGVNTDGMTHLEAQNKIKMASYNLALTMSKSKRPTVAMAPRVDAIASFSPQQPQFLQANGCSSTCSAPSRPAEGRVAVSPAHKKQYNSPIGLYSEDTLREMTAFQAGSTEHAPASAGPAPSAPPASAAILPLDSASAPHSQYVQPPAIQAPLASPPQHYQPVPQHYQQPPTQHFPTTQQSSIQIPVGSTLPKVVSTACIYPSQPGPAPVPAPASAQVPPQPCPLASAPAPTLSAPSPSNRPPWVCDPNFADKYDPGKTPTSTMKVPPLPQAAPPPPKYIPNPSPAAPSPSPIAPNPAPFSPVARGVAQRAERFAASSRTPLCGACNSVIRGPFLVALGRSWHPEEFNCHYCHMSLADVSFVEEQNNVYCENCYGEFFAPTCARCNTKIMGEVMHALRQTWHTTCFVCAACGKAFGNSLFHMEDGEPYCEKDYVALFSTKCHGCDFPVEAGDKFIEALGHTWHDTCFVCAVCHVNLEGQPFYSKKDKPLCKKHAHAINV
- the ldb3a gene encoding LIM domain-binding protein 3a isoform X5, which encodes MSAYTVSLAGPGPWGFRMQGGKDFNMPLTISRITPGSKAAQVNLVPGDFIVAIDGVNTDGMTHLEAQNKIKMASYNLALTMSKSKRPTVAMAPRVDAIASFSPQQVFAPTAPHIGPGALDSALSSHKPIEVKGPGGKATIIHAQYNTPIGIYSQDAIMDVIAGQTQGKGHDAGILPVRERLVDSASPVYQAVQNPNQDYRSCCSTNMQSRSFQVLAHMTGTRDGQQEVEEEVLGRSSSTEHAPASAGPAPSAPPASAAILPLDSASAPHSQYVQPPAIQAPLASPPQHYQPVPQHYQQPPTQHFPTTQQSSIQIPVGSTLPKVVSTACIYPSQPGPAPVPAPASAQVPPQPCPLASAPAPTLSAPSPSNRPPWVCDPNFADKYDPGKTPTSTMKVPPLPQAAPPPPKYIPNPSPAAPSPSPIAPNPAPFSPVARGVAQRAERFAASSRTPLCGACNSVIRGPFLVALGRSWHPEEFNCHYCHMSLADVSFVEEQNNVYCENCYGEFFAPTCARCNTKIMGEVMHALRQTWHTTCFVCAACGKAFGNSLFHMEDGEPYCEKDYVALFSTKCHGCDFPVEAGDKFIEALGHTWHDTCFVCAVCHVNLEGQPFYSKKDKPLCKKHAHAINV
- the ldb3a gene encoding LIM domain-binding protein 3a isoform X6; translation: MSAYTVSLAGPGPWGFRMQGGKDFNMPLTISRITPGSKAAQVNLVPGDFIVAIDGVNTDGMTHLEAQNKIKMASYNLALTMSKSKRPTVAMAPRVDAIASFSPQQPQFLQANGCSSTCSAPSRPAEGRVAVSPAHKKQYNSPIGLYSEDTLREMTAFQAGWSHEVFAPTAPHIGPGALDSALSSHKPIEVKGPGGKATIIHAQYNTPIGIYSQDAIMDVIAGQTQGKGHDAGSTEHAPASAGPAPSAPPASAAILPLDSASAPHSQYVQPPAIQAPLASPPQHYQPVPQHYQQPPTQHFPTTQQSSIQIPVGSTLPKVVSTACIYPSQPGPAPVPAPASAQVPPQPCPLASAPAPTLSAPSPSNRPPWVCDPNFADKYDPGKTPTSTMKVPPLPQAAPPPPKYIPNPSPAAPSPSPIAPNPAPFSPVARGVAQRAERFAASSRTPLCGACNSVIRGPFLVALGRSWHPEEFNCHYCHMSLADVSFVEEQNNVYCENCYGEFFAPTCARCNTKIMGEVMHALRQTWHTTCFVCAACGKAFGNSLFHMEDGEPYCEKDYVALFSTKCHGCDFPVEAGDKFIEALGHTWHDTCFVCAVCHVNLEGQPFYSKKDKPLCKKHAHAINV
- the ldb3a gene encoding LIM domain-binding protein 3a isoform X4, yielding MSAYTVSLAGPGPWGFRMQGGKDFNMPLTISRITPGSKAAQVNLVPGDFIVAIDGVNTDGMTHLEAQNKIKMASYNLALTMSKSKRPTVAMAPRVDAIASFSPQQPQFLQANGCSSTCSAPSRPAEGRVAVSPAHKKQYNSPIGLYSEDTLREMTAFQAGWSHEVFAPTAPHIGPGALDSALSSHKPIEVKGPGGKATIIHAQYNTPIGIYSQDAIMDVIAGQTQGKGHDAGILPVRERLVDSASPVYQAVQNPNQDYRSCCSTNMQSRSFQVLAHMTGTRDGQQEVEEEVLGRSSSTEHAPASAGPAPSAPPASAAILPLDSASAPHSQYVQPPAIQAPLASPPQHYQPVPQHYQQPPTQHFPTTQQSSIQIPVGSTLPKVVSTACIYPSQPGPAPVPAPASAQVPPQPCPLASAPAPTLSAPSPSNRPPWVCDPNFADKYDPGKTPTSTMKVPPLPQAAPPPPKYIPNPSPAAPSPSPIAPNPAPFSPVARGVAQRAERFAASSRTPLCGACNSVIRGPFLVALGRSWHPEEFNCHYCHMSLADVSFVEEQNNVYCENCYGEFFAPTCARCNTKIMGEVMHALRQTWHTTCFVCAACGKAFGNSLFHMEDGEPYCEKAPNVMAVTSLLKLVISSSRLWVTPGTIPVSSVRFAM
- the ldb3a gene encoding LIM domain-binding protein 3a isoform X7 yields the protein MSAYTVSLAGPGPWGFRMQGGKDFNMPLTISRITPGSKAAQVNLVPGDFIVAIDGVNTDGMTHLEAQNKIKMASYNLALTMSKSKRPTVAMAPRVDAIASFSPQQPQFLQANGCSSTCSAPSRPAEGRVAVSPAHKKQYNSPIGLYSEDTLREMTAFQAGILPVRERLVDSASPVYQAVQNPNQDYRSCCSTNMQSRSFQVLAHMTGTRDGQQEVEEEVLGRSSSTEHAPASAGPAPSAPPASAAILPLDSASAPHSQYVQPPAIQAPLASPPQHYQPVPQHYQQPPTQHFPTTQQSSIQIPVGSTLPKVVSTACIYPSQPGPAPVPAPASAQVPPQPCPLASAPAPTLSAPSPSNRPPWVCDPNFADKYDPGKTPTSTMKVPPLPQAAPPPPKYIPNPSPAAPSPSPIAPNPAPFSPVARGVAQRAERFAASSRTPLCGACNSVIRGPFLVALGRSWHPEEFNCHYCHMSLADVSFVEEQNNVYCENCYGEFFAPTCARCNTKIMGEVMHALRQTWHTTCFVCAACGKAFGNSLFHMEDGEPYCEKDYVALFSTKCHGCDFPVEAGDKFIEALGHTWHDTCFVCAVCHVNLEGQPFYSKKDKPLCKKHAHAINV
- the ldb3a gene encoding LIM domain-binding protein 3a isoform X1, with the translated sequence MSAYTVSLAGPGPWGFRMQGGKDFNMPLTISRITPGSKAAQVNLVPGDFIVAIDGVNTDGMTHLEAQNKIKMASYNLALTMSKSKRPTVAMAPRVDAIASFSPQQPQFLQANGCSSTCSAPSRPAEGRVAVSPAHKKQYNSPIGLYSEDTLREMTAFQAGWSHEVFAPTAPHIGPGALDSALSSHKPIEVKGPGGKATIIHAQYNTPIGIYSQDAIMDVIAGQTQGKGHDAGILPVRERLVDSASPVYQAVQNPNQDYRSCCSTNMQSRSFQVLAHMTGTRDGQQEVEEEVLGRSSSTEHAPASAGPAPSAPPASAAILPLDSASAPHSQYVQPPAIQAPLASPPQHYQPVPQHYQQPPTQHFPTTQQSSIQIPVGSTLPKVVSTACIYPSQPGPAPVPAPASAQVPPQPCPLASAPAPTLSAPSPSNRPPWVCDPNFADKYDPGKTPTSTMKVPPLPQAAPPPPKYIPNPSPAAPSPSPIAPNPAPFSPVARGVAQRAERFAASSRTPLCGACNSVIRGPFLVALGRSWHPEEFNCHYCHMSLADVSFVEEQNNVYCENCYGEFFAPTCARCNTKIMGEVMHALRQTWHTTCFVCAACGKAFGNSLFHMEDGEPYCEKDYVALFSTKCHGCDFPVEAGDKFIEALGHTWHDTCFVCAVCHVNLEGQPFYSKKDKPLCKKHAHAINV
- the ldb3a gene encoding LIM domain-binding protein 3a isoform X3, with product MSAYTVSLAGPGPWGFRMQGGKDFNMPLTISRITPGSKAAQVNLVPGDFIVAIDGVNTDGMTHLEAQNKIKMASYNLALTMSKSKRPTVAMAPRVDAIASFSPQQPQFLQANGCSSTCSAPSRPAEGRVAVSPAHKKQYNSPIGLYSEDTLREMTAFQAGIGPGALDSALSSHKPIEVKGPGGKATIIHAQYNTPIGIYSQDAIMDVIAGQTQGKGHDAGILPVRERLVDSASPVYQAVQNPNQDYRSCCSTNMQSRSFQVLAHMTGTRDGQQEVEEEVLGRSSSTEHAPASAGPAPSAPPASAAILPLDSASAPHSQYVQPPAIQAPLASPPQHYQPVPQHYQQPPTQHFPTTQQSSIQIPVGSTLPKVVSTACIYPSQPGPAPVPAPASAQVPPQPCPLASAPAPTLSAPSPSNRPPWVCDPNFADKYDPGKTPTSTMKVPPLPQAAPPPPKYIPNPSPAAPSPSPIAPNPAPFSPVARGVAQRAERFAASSRTPLCGACNSVIRGPFLVALGRSWHPEEFNCHYCHMSLADVSFVEEQNNVYCENCYGEFFAPTCARCNTKIMGEVMHALRQTWHTTCFVCAACGKAFGNSLFHMEDGEPYCEKDYVALFSTKCHGCDFPVEAGDKFIEALGHTWHDTCFVCAVCHVNLEGQPFYSKKDKPLCKKHAHAINV
- the ldb3a gene encoding LIM domain-binding protein 3a isoform X2, whose protein sequence is MSAYTVSLAGPGPWGFRMQGGKDFNMPLTISRITPGSKAAQVNLVPGDFIVAIDGVNTDGMTHLEAQNKIKMASYNLALTMSKSKRPTVAMAPRVDAIASFSPQQPQFLQANGCSSTCSAPSRPAEGRVAVSPAHKKQYNSPIGLYSEDTLREMTAFQAGSHEVFAPTAPHIGPGALDSALSSHKPIEVKGPGGKATIIHAQYNTPIGIYSQDAIMDVIAGQTQGKGHDAGILPVRERLVDSASPVYQAVQNPNQDYRSCCSTNMQSRSFQVLAHMTGTRDGQQEVEEEVLGRSSSTEHAPASAGPAPSAPPASAAILPLDSASAPHSQYVQPPAIQAPLASPPQHYQPVPQHYQQPPTQHFPTTQQSSIQIPVGSTLPKVVSTACIYPSQPGPAPVPAPASAQVPPQPCPLASAPAPTLSAPSPSNRPPWVCDPNFADKYDPGKTPTSTMKVPPLPQAAPPPPKYIPNPSPAAPSPSPIAPNPAPFSPVARGVAQRAERFAASSRTPLCGACNSVIRGPFLVALGRSWHPEEFNCHYCHMSLADVSFVEEQNNVYCENCYGEFFAPTCARCNTKIMGEVMHALRQTWHTTCFVCAACGKAFGNSLFHMEDGEPYCEKDYVALFSTKCHGCDFPVEAGDKFIEALGHTWHDTCFVCAVCHVNLEGQPFYSKKDKPLCKKHAHAINV